One Vallitalea pronyensis genomic region harbors:
- a CDS encoding type II toxin-antitoxin system Phd/YefM family antitoxin, giving the protein MYDNNKKIITATELKSNLGKYLDYAIDDHEIVITKNGKKAARLTPYITDIDRYMVVKENALDYQYGGKKVSYEEFMEIYESTDSRLEFINGEIVILSSPSVFHQVISGNLYLQFRAYLKGKTCKVFYAPFDVHFRKEGFKEPDVMQPDLLIACDHDETTNEKDRYMGTPTLVVEILSPSTRSKDMVDKLNTYMLSGVQEFWIVDPQKMLVMVYTFQDRTIKEFSSYKLEDTVQSMCFEGMVIPCQDIFEQ; this is encoded by the coding sequence ATGTATGATAATAATAAAAAAATCATAACAGCAACAGAATTAAAATCAAATCTGGGTAAATATCTGGATTATGCCATCGATGACCATGAGATTGTTATCACAAAGAATGGCAAGAAGGCTGCAAGATTAACACCTTACATAACGGATATTGATCGTTATATGGTGGTAAAGGAAAATGCATTAGATTATCAGTATGGCGGTAAAAAAGTTTCTTATGAAGAATTTATGGAAATCTATGAAAGCACAGATTCTAGGCTGGAGTTCATTAATGGTGAAATTGTTATATTGAGTTCACCAAGTGTTTTTCATCAAGTCATATCTGGTAATTTATATTTGCAATTTAGAGCTTACTTAAAGGGGAAAACGTGTAAAGTATTTTATGCGCCATTTGATGTACATTTTAGAAAAGAAGGATTTAAGGAACCGGATGTGATGCAGCCTGACTTACTTATTGCCTGTGACCATGATGAAACCACCAATGAAAAAGATCGTTACATGGGTACACCAACATTGGTTGTTGAAATTTTATCACCAAGCACAAGATCTAAGGACATGGTAGATAAATTAAATACCTACATGTTATCAGGTGTACAAGAATTTTGGATTGTGGACCCTCAGAAAATGCTCGTGATGGTATATACTTTTCAAGATAGAACCATAAAAGAATTTAGCAGCTATAAATTAGAAGATACCGTACAATCCATGTGTTTTGAAGGAATGGTTATACCATGTCAAGATATCTTTGAGCAATAA
- a CDS encoding ABC transporter ATP-binding protein, with protein MLKVNNLSKTYAKGSVKAVEDISFSVEPGEIFGFLGPNGAGKTTTIKMIVGLLKPTNGQITINGLDNQEQPIEAKKQISYIPDKPEILDKLKGITYLNFIADVYGVSSADRKERLAYYLDLFQLKEAVNDVISSYSHGMKQKIALIGGLLHDPNLFILDEPMVGLDPKSAFHLKEVMRQMCQKGKSVFFSTHVLEVAEKLCDRIAIINKGKIIAQGTMEELRALEGTKGSLENIFLELTEA; from the coding sequence ATGTTAAAGGTAAATAATCTATCCAAAACCTATGCAAAAGGGAGTGTTAAAGCTGTAGAAGACATTAGTTTTTCCGTAGAGCCTGGAGAAATATTTGGTTTTCTTGGTCCTAATGGAGCGGGTAAGACAACAACCATAAAGATGATTGTAGGTTTGCTAAAACCTACAAATGGGCAGATAACAATCAACGGTTTGGATAACCAAGAACAACCCATTGAAGCTAAGAAACAAATCAGCTATATACCTGATAAACCTGAGATACTTGATAAATTAAAAGGCATTACTTATCTGAACTTTATAGCAGATGTTTATGGTGTCAGCTCAGCAGATAGAAAAGAACGGTTAGCCTATTACTTAGACTTGTTTCAGTTGAAGGAAGCCGTTAATGATGTGATTAGCAGCTATTCACATGGTATGAAGCAAAAGATTGCCTTAATTGGCGGTTTACTTCATGACCCCAATCTTTTTATTTTAGATGAACCCATGGTTGGGTTAGACCCAAAGTCGGCCTTTCATCTTAAAGAAGTGATGCGTCAGATGTGTCAAAAAGGAAAATCGGTATTTTTCTCAACCCATGTGCTGGAAGTAGCAGAGAAACTGTGTGACCGTATTGCAATCATTAATAAAGGTAAGATCATTGCTCAAGGAACCATGGAAGAGTTAAGAGCCTTAGAGGGTACAAAAGGGTCTTTAGAAAATATATTCTTGGAGTTGACGGAAGCATGA